A stretch of Lathyrus oleraceus cultivar Zhongwan6 chromosome 6, CAAS_Psat_ZW6_1.0, whole genome shotgun sequence DNA encodes these proteins:
- the LOC127098031 gene encoding uncharacterized protein LOC127098031 codes for MAKKKVTHAQSQSLDHKTLTPPPTTIDDSSVQIQNLKNLNNVLLIETTKHRNQIQKLLDSNQTVMEAEALISEKNFALEIESSVFFVFARAHIAELGFRFDKVVEERDETKYEVDLQNEKVNDLVLSLENEKRNVERIRLEAGSLLEEKIEKERRVEELEKDKDLVVKKSIESEKVIDELKEKIDLLVKEKNEIENVNGSRGTKIFDLERELQQHGDLLKNSRKEEELMRVKILEMEETIGLAVDKEREMRVENSNLVGEKKEMAKSIEILTEARDGVFRKLDVVQRELENRQHEVDESNRARDEIEKVKVSSENEIIELRGEVNRLRGVVDELEMSCKEFAEKNSGLLSQVHHYRNAIQEVESLNELNSKKFEEEKNKVESFESQVVVMQEKIEQLLSQVQCYKKAVDEVVLERDNIKKGYDEELNKVKNLESQVVAMEKKIEQLLAQVQCSKNAVDEVVLERDNIRKGYDEEQTKVGNLELRVAELKLEKDTVKKGYEKEKNKVENLELQVAGLKEKIENAEADLAKLRSEKEKMNERNKGLGGRVDVLIKEKDATHSSLIAAQRECDELRAKLDSSCINSKQALELLKNTAAAVVVKENVEVIPRGGKKKHEKEEIQAFAEELEAIKKAFKVKEEMVDEMKQQLVSMQKSVSDAHKGKHLWTGISSAAAIFAAGLTAYFAKGR; via the coding sequence ATGGCCAAAAAGAAAGTTACCCATGCCCAATCTCAATCTCTCGACCACAAGACATTAACCCCACCACCAACCACCATTGATGACTCTTCTGTTCAGATTCAGAATCTCAAGAACCTTAACAATGTTCTTCTCATAGAAACCACCAAACacagaaaccaaattcaaaaaCTTCTCGATTCAAACCAAACCGTCATGGAAGCCGAAGCTCTAATCTCCGAGAAAAATTTCGCACTGGAGATTGAAAGCTCTGTCTTTTTCGTTTTTGCTAGGGCTCATATTGCTGAATTAGGGTTTCGTTTCGATAAGGTTGTTGAGGAGAGGGATGAGACCAAGTACGAGGTGGATCTTCAGAACGAGAAGGTGAATGACCTTGTGTTGAGTCTTGAGAACGAGAAGCGGAATGTGGAGAGGATTAGGTTGGAAGCTGGGAGTCTGTTGGAGGAAAAGATTGAGAAAGAAAGAAGGGTTGAAGAGCTTGAAAAGGATAAGGATTTGGTTGTGAAGAAATCAATTGAGTCGGAGAAGGTAATTGATGAGTTGAAGGAGAAGATTGATTTGTTGGTGAAGGAGAAGAATGAGATTGAGAATGTGAATGGTTCTCGGGGGACGAAGATCTTTGACCTTGAACGTGAGCTGCAGCAACACGGTGACCTTTTGAAAAACTCACGGAAAGAAGAGGAGCTGATGCGTGTTAAGATTCTTGAGATGGAGGAAACTATTGGGCTTGCTGTGGACAAGGAGAGGGAAATGAGGGTGGAAAATAGCAATTTGGTTGGAGAGAAGAAGGAGATGGCAAAGAGTATTGAGATTTTAACTGAGGCAAGAGATGGTGTTTTTAGGAAACTTGATGTGGTTCAGAGAGAGTTGGAGAATAGGCAGCACGAGGTTGATGAATCGAATAGAGCGAGAGATGAGATTGAGAAGGTTAAAGTTAGCAGCGAGAATGAAATTATTGAGTTGCGAGGTGAGGTGAATCGACTGAGGGGTGTTGTTGATGAGTTGGAAATGTCTTGCAAAGAGTTTGCAGAGAAAAACAGTGGATTACTGTCTCAAGTTCATCATTATAGGAATGCTATTCAAGAGGTGGAATCTTTGAATGAGCTCAACAGTAAGAAGTTTGAAGAAGAGAAAAACAAAGTAGAGAGTTTTGAGTCACAAGTTGTGGTAATGCAGGAAAAAATTGAGCAATTACTTTCTCAAGTTCAATGTTATAAGAAAGCTGTTGATGAAGTTGTGCTTGAGAGGGATAACATCAAAAAGGGATATGATGAGGAGCTAAACAAAGTAAAGAATTTGGAGTCACAAGTTGTGGCAATGGAGAAAAAGATTGAGCAATTACTTGCTCAAGTTCAATGTTCTAAGAATGCCGTTGATGAAGTGGTGCTTGAGAGGGATAACATCAGAAAGGGATATGATGAAGAGCAAACCAAAGTGGGGAATTTGGAGTTGCGAGTTGCTGAGTTGAAGCTTGAGAAGGATACCGTCAAGAAGGGATATGAAAAGGAGAAGAATAAGGTGGAGAATTTGGAGTTGCAAGTTGCAGGACTGAAGGAAAAAATTGAAAATGCTGAAGCTGATTTGGCGAAGTTAAGAAGCGAGAAAGAGAAGATGAATGAGAGGAACAAGGGGCTGGGTGGCCGTGTAGATGTTTTGATTAAGGAAAAGGATGCTACACATAGTAGCCTTATCGCAGCTCAACGAGAATGCGATGAATTGAGAGCTAAGCTTGACTCATCCTGCATCAACTCAAAGCAGGCCTTGGAATTGTTGAAGAATACTGCTGCTGCAGTTGTGGTTAAGGAAAATGTGGAAGTGATTCCTCGCGGAGGGAAGAAGAAACACGAGAAAGAAGAAATTCAGGCTTTTGCTGAAGAACTGGAGGCGATAAAGAAAGCATTCAAAGTTAAGGAAGAAATGGTGGACGAGATGAAGCAACAACTTGTATCTATGCAGAAATCTGTGTCTGATGCACATAAAGGTAAGCATTTATGGACTGGGATATCCTCTGCTGCTGCAATTTTTGCCGCTGGATTGACTGCCTATTTTGCTAAAGGTCGCTGA